In the Dasypus novemcinctus isolate mDasNov1 chromosome 16, mDasNov1.1.hap2, whole genome shotgun sequence genome, CTGTACCATAAAGTTTTCGGGAATGTGGACACACGTTAAGATAGCCATCCATGGTCTTTTCCATATGATAAAGTTCTTTGCTTTTACCTAAAAATCATCCTAAtatccaaaataataaaaatgttgggAATATTTTCCTGAAGAATATGTGAATTATGTAAGTGCATGGATTTGAGAAGTTAGAGCACAGTTGCATAGATCACTATCATTTATATCAACAACAAAAGGTTATGCAGAACAAGTTTTGAGTATCTAATAGGAATATATACAAGTCTAAGAACATATTTCAATTGTAAATTAACACCATTCCactatttttcagaattttaaaatttggataaAACTGCTCAGTTAAAAATATCTGTggaacattctgtgcagagcagTTTTAATCTCTCTGTTCCGCAGGCTGTAGATGATGGGGTTTATAAATGGGGGTACCATGGAGTACAGCATGGCCATGAGAAGATTACTGAGTGATGCTTTATTTTCAACAGGACTAAAGGCAGCAATCaacccagaaaatataaagaaaatgagaatagcCAGTTGTGGGGTACAGGTGGATAAGGCTTTGTTACGGGCTTCTACAGAATGCATCCTAAGCACCATTGTAAAAATTTCAATATAGGACTTAAACAAAAAAGCAGAACATACTAAAATAATACAGGCACttagagctaagaccataaactCAGAAAATTGAACATCTGGAGATGAGATCCTTATAATTTGAGGtatatcacagaaatattgatggatCACATTGGACTCTGTGAAGGGAAATCTGAATATGGTGCCCGTGTGGCTGGCAGAATAGATCAACCCACTTGCCCATGAGCCACCAGCTGCCTCTTTGCACAGACGTGGGGTGATGGTGagcccatagtgcagagggtggcaaatggcaacatagcggtcataggacatcaccacaagaaaggaaaattctgTGGCTACAAGCATGATAGACATGAAAACCTGAGCAGCACATGCTGGGAGAGAAATCAGTTTACAGTCTGACAGAGAATTCACAATCATTTTGGGAAGAGTAACTGAAATACAGCTAAGGTCTATGAGGGATAAATTGCCTAGAAAGAAGTACATTGGAGAGTACAGACGTGGGTCAGTTACAATGACAGTAACAGTTAGAAGATTCCCAGTCAGGGCTCCCAGATAAATCACTAAGAAAAGCAGACCTTGTAGGATTTGGAGCTCTCGGGAGGTTGAGATATCCATAAGGTGGAATTCGGTGAAGGTAGTTAGATTGCCCATTTCTACTAAAATGTTGCTATTTCCCTGTAGTCAAAATATAAAGCTTATAAGAATCaactaaaataaaatggagagaGTACACATTACCCAGAAACACAATGCTACCTCTAGTATCAATGAACATTGATGTTTTGAGCAGCTTAGTTTAGAGGACATGGGCCTATGAGAGTATTTTGAGGTCAATGAACATACATATTTCcacttacattttctttctttactctaACATGTTAATGTCAACATTCATTGGATTGTATAGACTACATATATCAAATTATGTAAAATTAAATCAAGGCCCATAAATTTTTCAGTTATGAGTCCTAATTACAGTATTTTAGAAAACtatcttttcaaattcttccagGAGACAGTCAatgattatttttccattttatccatgAACAAATTTTAATTCTGTATATGATTTGTAAGAAAGCCAGTGCTATTAGCCCTTTTATTTTTACACTGAACAACTATTCTTCCATATATCAGGTGACTAATGAAGATATCAGTTAATTGCTAATATCTTCTCATATTTGGCTATATGAATAACCATTGATTTCTGGAACATAATTAATGAAGTCTTCTGAGGTTCTTCTCAGAATTGTTTTAATCCGGAAGACAACAGATGGATTATGCctaatctttctttcttcctttgatATTTTCATCCTTTgcactctttcattctttgagtAATTTCTGTCATCTTTTTcagcaatattaaaaaatataaattgtatTGAGATTCTAATTGATTTCAATTTCCCATTGCAGGCTTTGCCAAATTTTCCTTGCTGTCTCTCTCAGTCGCCACTTCACCTGTATACAGTATTTAAGAAAAGCATCCCACATAACATTATTCTTCCTCAAAGCACCTTTCCTTCCATCAGCATGAATTCCAGTATTTAATGAACTGATTTTCTGTGCAGATATATTACCAAAAATGTTTTTCTAgattttacagatatctgtttatTCAAAATAGCTATTGTTACCACAAATAGTTTCTTTTTGTGTGACAAAGTTTATCAAATCTTACAGAAATCCTATTTCAGTCtactaatatttaatattatatttataataattaaatggagtcataaatataaaatgtgtgaaatataattttaaaagtaattctcttttatgtattattatgtttgtaatttcaAAGCTGCATATAATTTGAATAACATTTTTGTGTAATAATATTAATGGAATTGGTTTATTTTCATTGATTGCACTCATATAAATTTATAGcatttttgcaaaatatttttcttattattttactaTAGTAATCATTTCCATtatgcatgtttctttttttagtgaACCGATAAAACACTATCTAGATTACATTTGAAAAGTATGTAAAATACTGCTTTTTCAGTGTTATTTACTTATATTGACTTAAAATCAACATTGTATCTTGATTAGTTTTGGAAACTAAGTAAAATGCATGATAATTCAATGATACGAACTTATATTTCCTTACAAtcaatgttttccatttgttCGGTAAAATTCTCCTTTCCCTAGCCTAAATTTACCGTAAGTCTTCTATTTTGGAGTGCATAAATGATAGCCTTAGGCATAAGAGTGAGAAAGTTCATGGTTTATCCCTGCTTCTAATTACCTCcagaatatttagaaaaaagtCAGTTTCCAATTTTGGATGTGGAGAAAATGAGTGGGATACCTTTTCCTCTTCAGTTCATAAACACATTAAATACAAGAGCATAGTAAAAATCTACATAAAGTGTTATTTCTTAATATCCTACAAAAAATTCATTATAAAAACTTCACTGACTATCTGGATTCTGATGATTGATTTATATGAAATGCTATAGCAACTCATTGATTCCTCTGAATTTTTTAGCTATCCTTTACAATCTAGTTTAAGTAATATTTGCACTAATATTTCTAGTTCAAGTAGTGAAAAATATAattagtttacagaaaaaatccaatttattGCTAatttgaattatatctcaatattGGAATACAACCTATGAACACCAGATATTTCCTCtggtaatattgttaaaatgaaacACCTATAATAAAACCAGAATCAGAATCTTTCAGAGTCTGAATATCAAGTTATAAGatggggaagaaataaagtatgcTAATGATCTTGAGATATATCACAGATATGTCAGTGCATTTTTCATTAGTCAtttaaaagaaacacatgaattaaaatacaaatatatctgAGGAATGAGGAAACGTTTTACCTTTTCTGTagttaaaatattacttttgccTAATTGAAAAGAATTTACAAATTTTGCAGTCTtgcttcattcttttcctttataaaattcaATGAGTCCACTTCTCCACAAAGTTCATAATCATTGTAACAATTGTGCTTCTAGATTATTTATAAACATAGTTATTATTTAGGGTGAATACATATGGATAATATCTGTCAGGAGCCCTAGAGAATCTGTTATTTCACCATTAAAGAAGCCAATTTTCATTCAAATCATGATTAATAAGAAATTGTTCACTATACCCTTGAGATTAAATTTGCAATAGTgcttattagaataaaatttgcAAACACAGTTTCTTCTTCTTGTTAAACTTAACAAAAGAACTATTCCAAAAAGTTGCATAGCCACTGACAattccatatattttaaattttacatcacagcataaatataatatattaacattaaaatatatccATAAAATCATGTTAatgcagtaaaatattttaagcatttaGAATAACATTATGGAAAGAAGGAAAGTCACATGATGttaaaatcatcaacaaaaacaagaaaaacaataaaaattgatCGTtactaagttaaaaaaataaggaatcattttagaatgaattttaaaaaggaagcaagTAAATGAATATGTGACTTACTGTTAGATTCTTACCAAAAGTGTTtccttgcacttggaggaatATGTTATTTGACATTAATGTTAGGGAAAACCCAGATTGTGCGAAAATACTTTCACAAGcatattgtaggaaaatagcCCATTTGTTGTTATTCTGAAAATGCTTAATCACTGCCAGTCAGGAGACTATCAGAACATAGAAAGGGATAAAAGCTCAAAAGtactaaaaaataaagtttccaCATATAACTACAAGTTATAAATGCAGTTGCAAAAGTAGATTGGGAATGTTGGTAGGGAGAGGTAAGAATCAAATCAGGCCCAATGGATATGGCCTCCACCTACtacaagggaggtccacggttcatacccagggcctccttgacccttgtggagctggcccatgtgcagtgctgaggtgcacaaaaggagtgctgtgccatgcaggggtgtcccctacataggggagccccacgcacaaggagtatgccctgtaaggagccacccagtgtgaaagaaagttcagcctgcccaaaagGTGGCCACACATATGCAGAgtcaatgcagcaagatgatacaacaaaaagagacacagattcctggtgccactgacaacaacagaagtggacaaaagaagaacacacagcaaatggacacagagaacagacaagggggatggggggaaggggagaaaaataaataaaaataaatcttaaaaaaaaagaaatctccctTGACCTACTATAGAATATAATTAGCTTAACCAAAGGCAGGAAGCCTCAGAAATCATTTCACAAAGCCGAAGCAAATCTTTGccattcctttttcattttttaagaaaattattgaagtatatcactcacacataaacatatataaacaataagtgtgtagtaatagttgtgaacttacaaaaaaatacatagcatcatacaggactctcataactcaccctaccaccgataccttgcattgttgttgaacattttaaactaatgattaaatagcattttcaaaatattactactaatcaaagtattttccccaacccatcctattattattattatctttatagcatttatatatgaacatacataaacaataagtgtagagtaaaactTGTGgaattacaaagcaaatatgtataaaattataaaagggtcccatacatcaaccctcgaccaataccttgcatggttgtgagacatttgttaaagattatgaaagaatattgtcaaaattttactaattatagtccttatgttacatttggtgtattttcccccatcccaccttattattatttttaaaaaataattattttcagcttttaattatcttcttttcaagatacatacatcacaaaaaatattacatgaaaatgtATAAGAGGTGCCCACTCTatcttttatgacagaagttgcaaacttacaaaacagtcatgcacatgtgcagaattcccaaacaacatccatatATCAACAGACCACACTGTGGCAGAATacttgttacagataaaataataccatctgattgttaccaaatccatagtatacatttggcacacactCTCCATACAGCCCCATTATCAACCCAGTAcattttggcatagatgcaagcattttacattattactgctaaccacataCTCATAACCACTCCATGTTCTCAgcctttatatttgtattttgggCAAACAGAAAATATGTGAAGGATTTCTCAGTTTCTTAGAGGCTGAAATATTTCCTGCTATGGCAAGGATATTCAGAGAGAAACAAAATACATGTAAGAACTAGACAGGTTTTCAATCAGGAGATAAACATGAGggaaaatgatggccagacatCTAGTAAAAGCATACTAACATTTCCATGAACTATAGTACCAAGAAGAGGGTGATAGTAGGAAATACATGTGAAAATACATTGCCTGAGTTTCCTAGAAAT is a window encoding:
- the LOC139436695 gene encoding olfactory receptor 14I1-like: MGNLTTFTEFHLMDISTSRELQILQGLLFLVIYLGALTGNLLTVTVIVTDPRLYSPMYFFLGNLSLIDLSCISVTLPKMIVNSLSDCKLISLPACAAQVFMSIMLVATEFSFLVVMSYDRYVAICHPLHYGLTITPRLCKEAAGGSWASGLIYSASHTGTIFRFPFTESNVIHQYFCDIPQIIRISSPDVQFSEFMVLALSACIILVCSAFLFKSYIEIFTMVLRMHSVEARNKALSTCTPQLAILIFFIFSGLIAAFSPVENKASLSNLLMAMLYSMVPPFINPIIYSLRNREIKTALHRMFHRYF